One part of the Epinephelus fuscoguttatus linkage group LG12, E.fuscoguttatus.final_Chr_v1 genome encodes these proteins:
- the LOC125897854 gene encoding odorant receptor 131-2-like yields MLYANQSLINVTAGQKFLGLFERVMISTLTTVPCCVFLFINGVMLFTLRSKTVFRETSRYILLFNLLFADTVQMVLGQLLYLLSACRIRLTYPVCGVLIMLAKFANQVSPVTLVVMSLERYVAVCYPLRHSAIITIRNTAVAIIVVWAFSSLNILTRVLLLLEFPFEDLESLQMKDFCGTFVMLLDPMSEHYDKAYTCFLFVSAGTVVTSSYIGVMIAARSASTDKASAQKSRNTLLLHLVQLGLSLVSALYTPMLIALSRIVTRIIFVRSQTVLYVCIFIFPRCLSSLIYGIRDHTIRPVLMYHLCCQLKLSVVSAKVSC; encoded by the coding sequence ATGTTGTATGCAAATCAATCTCTGATCAATGTCACTGCTGGACAGAAGTTTCTGGGCTTATTTGAGAGAGTGATGATTTCCACTCTGACCACAGTGCCatgctgtgtgtttctcttcattAACGGGGTCATGTTATTCACTTTGAGGAGTAAAACAGTATTTCGTGAGACCTCTCGTTACATTCTTCTGTTTAACCTTCTCTTTGCAGACACTGTACAGATGGTACTGGGTCAGTTACTGTACCTACTGTCTGCTTGTAGAATAAGGCTGACATATCCTGTGTGTGGTGTTCTCATCATGCTTGCTAAATTTGCAAATCAAGTCTCTCCTGTCACACTGGTGGTGATGTCTCTGGAGAGATATGTAGCTGTGTGCTACCCACTGAGGCACTctgccatcatcaccatcagaaacacagcagtggctATTATTGTGGTTTGGGCCTTCAGTTCACTAAATATCCTCACTCGAGTTCTGTTACTGTTAGAATTTCCTTTTGAAGACCTGGAGAGTCTGCAGATGAAAGATTTTTGTGGTACTTTTGTGATGCTTCTTGACCCAATGTCTGAGCATTATGACAAAGCCTacacttgttttctgtttgtatcAGCTGGTACGGTGGTCACTTCTTCTTATATCGGTGTGATGATAGCAGCCAGGTCAGCCTCCACAGACAAAGCTTCAGCCCAAAAGTCTCGTAACACACTGCTGCTTCATCTGGTGCAGCTGGGCCTCAGTCTCGTGTCAGCTTTGTACACCCCAATGCTCATAGCTCTTTCAAGAATTGTAACAAGGATAATATTTGTGCGCTCCCAGActgttttatatgtgtgtattttcatcttcCCCAGATGTCTGAGTTCTCTCATTTATGGCATAAGAGATCATACCATCAGACCTGTCCTCATGTATCATCTATGTTGTCAACTGAAACTCTCAGTCGTCTCAGCCAAGGTCTCATGTTAG
- the LOC125897855 gene encoding odorant receptor 131-2-like, protein MLYANQSLINVTAGQMFQGLLERVMISTLTTVPCCVFLFINGVMLFTLRSKTVFRETSRYILLFNLLFADTVQMVVGQLLYLLAACRIRLTYPVCGVLIMLAKFADKVSPVTLVVMSLERYVAVCYPLRHSAIITIRNTAVAIIVVWAFSSLNILTRVLLMLDFPFEDLESLQMKYFCGTFVMLLDPMSEHYDNAYTCFLFVSAGTVVTSSYIGVMIAARSASTDKASAQKARNTLLLHLVQLGLSLVSTMHNSMLIALSRIATRIIFVRSQTVLYVCIFIFPRCLSSLIYGIRDHTIRPVLMYHLCCRLKLSVVSAKVSC, encoded by the coding sequence ATGTTGTATGCAAATCAATCTCTGATCAATGTCACTGCTGGACAAATGTTTCAGGGCTTATTGGAGAGAGTGATGATTTCCACTCTGACTACAGTGCCatgctgtgtgtttctcttcattAACGGGGTCATGTTATTCACTTTGAGGAGTAAAACAGTATTTCGTGAGACCTCTCGTTACATTCTTCTGTTTAACCTTCTCTTTGCAGACACTGTACAGATGGTAGTGGGTCAGTTACTGTACCTACTGGCTGCTTGTAGAATAAGGCTGACATATCCTGTGTGTGGTGTTCTCATCATGCTTGCTAAATTTGCAGATAAAGTCTCTCCTGTCACACTGGTGGTGATGTCTCTGGAGAGATATGTAGCTGTGTGCTACCCACTGAGGCACTctgccatcatcaccatcagaaacacagcagtggctATTATTGTGGTTTGGGCCTTCAGTTCACTAAATATACTCACAAGAGTTCTTTTAATGTTAGATTTTCCTTTTGAAGATCTGGAGAGTCTGCAGATGAAATATTTTTGTGGTACTTTTGTAATGCTTCTTGACCCAATGTCTGAGCATTATGACAATGCCTacacttgttttctgtttgtatcAGCTGGTACGGTGGTCACTTCTTCTTATATCGGTGTGATGATAGCAGCCAGGTCAGCCTCCACAGACAAAGCTTCAGCCCAAAAGGCTCGTAACACACTGCTGCTTCATCTGGTGCAGCTGGGCCTCAGTCTCGTGTCAACTATGCACAACTCAATGCTCATAGCTCTTTCGAGAATTGCAACAAGGATAATATTTGTGCGCTCCCAGActgttttatatgtgtgtattttcatcttcCCCAGATGTCTGAGTTCTCTCATTTATGGCATAAGAGATCATACCATCAGACCTGTCCTCATGTACCATCTATGTTGTCGACTGAAACTCTCAGTCGTCTCAGCCAAGGTCTCATGTTAG